The following are encoded in a window of Bradyrhizobium sp. WBOS07 genomic DNA:
- a CDS encoding histidine phosphatase family protein: MAVPTIYYLRHGETEWNALGRLQGTKDIPLNARGCGQAVQAGSILADLFKREGRDKAALPYVSSPLGRARQTMELARGKLELPVADYALDDRLREIGYGSWEGLTLAESEAADPEIYARRLADKWSVGPAGGETYADVQVRVRAWYDQLRGDTVAVAHGGTCRALMVCLGLETPASAAELYIEQGAVYVFREGRLEKFS, translated from the coding sequence ATGGCCGTGCCCACGATCTACTATCTTCGCCACGGCGAGACCGAGTGGAATGCGCTCGGCAGGCTTCAGGGCACCAAGGACATTCCGCTCAACGCGCGGGGGTGCGGTCAAGCCGTCCAGGCCGGCAGCATTCTCGCCGACTTGTTCAAGCGCGAGGGGCGCGACAAGGCGGCGCTGCCTTACGTGTCGAGCCCGCTCGGCCGTGCGCGCCAGACCATGGAGCTCGCGCGCGGCAAGCTCGAACTGCCGGTCGCCGACTATGCGCTCGACGATCGGCTGCGCGAGATCGGCTATGGCAGCTGGGAAGGGCTGACGCTGGCCGAGAGCGAAGCGGCCGATCCCGAGATTTACGCCAGGCGCCTCGCCGACAAATGGAGCGTGGGCCCCGCCGGCGGCGAGACCTATGCCGATGTCCAGGTCCGCGTGCGCGCCTGGTACGATCAACTGCGGGGTGACACCGTCGCGGTCGCCCATGGCGGGACCTGCCGGGCCCTGATGGTGTGCTTGGGGCTGGAGACGCCGGCCAGCGCCGCCGAGCTCTATATCGAGCAGGGGGCAGTCTACGTGTTCCGTGAGGGACGGCTGGAGAAGTTCAGTTAG
- a CDS encoding RNA polymerase sigma factor — protein MSAFRQSVEAMIPALRRYARALTRDADAADDLVQDTLVRALRSERLFLGGDVRSWLYTILTNLNKNRRRSLARRPQFMQLTENNPDASGTEAEGRDIERALATLVEEQRSVLLLVMLEGMSYREVADIQGVPIGTVMSRLARARAHVKASLEGERPTLRRVK, from the coding sequence ATGAGTGCGTTTCGCCAGAGTGTGGAAGCCATGATCCCGGCGTTGCGCCGCTACGCCCGCGCGCTCACGCGCGACGCGGACGCGGCCGACGATCTGGTGCAGGACACGCTGGTGCGGGCCCTGCGCTCGGAGCGATTGTTTCTCGGCGGCGACGTCAGAAGCTGGCTCTACACGATCCTGACCAACCTCAACAAAAACCGGCGCCGCTCGCTGGCAAGGCGGCCGCAGTTCATGCAGCTGACGGAGAACAATCCCGATGCCAGCGGCACCGAAGCCGAAGGGCGCGACATCGAGAGGGCCCTGGCGACGCTCGTCGAGGAGCAGCGTTCGGTGCTGCTGCTGGTCATGCTGGAAGGCATGAGCTACCGCGAGGTCGCCGACATCCAGGGCGTGCCGATCGGCACCGTGATGTCGCGCCTCGCCCGTGCCCGCGCCCACGTCAAGGCCTCGCTGGAAGGCGAGCGCCCGACGCTCCGGCGGGTGAAATGA
- a CDS encoding DUF1194 domain-containing protein encodes MRLLFSIGAVLVAGMFAGGDVAGVAAPGPKFEPSKKQLQRPAADRDAQTVDVELVLAVDVSYSMDMDELAIQREGYAQAIQSKEFLQALKLGPNGRIAVTYFEWAASSDQKIIIPWRLVDGPETADAVAAEIMKTPIRRASRTSISGAINFAMPLFDEDPYRGLRRVIDISGDGPNNNGGPVTVARDAALEKGIVINGLPIMIKEPSYSTMDIDNLDFYYEDCVIGGPGSFVITIKDRDKFKEAIRTKLLMEVAGRTPERPVMRVADREPRVNCLIGEKIWSDRWGR; translated from the coding sequence ATGCGGTTGCTGTTCTCGATCGGGGCTGTGCTGGTGGCCGGCATGTTTGCCGGAGGGGACGTCGCGGGCGTCGCGGCACCAGGACCAAAATTCGAACCGTCCAAGAAACAGCTGCAGCGGCCCGCGGCCGACAGAGACGCGCAGACGGTCGACGTCGAGCTGGTCCTCGCGGTCGACGTGTCCTACTCGATGGACATGGACGAGCTCGCGATCCAGCGCGAGGGCTATGCGCAGGCGATCCAGTCGAAGGAGTTCCTCCAGGCGCTGAAGCTCGGCCCGAACGGCCGGATCGCGGTGACCTATTTCGAGTGGGCCGCCTCCAGCGACCAGAAGATCATCATCCCCTGGCGGCTGGTCGACGGTCCCGAGACGGCGGATGCGGTCGCCGCCGAGATCATGAAGACGCCGATCCGGCGTGCTTCGCGCACCTCGATCTCGGGCGCGATCAACTTTGCCATGCCGCTGTTCGACGAAGACCCCTATCGGGGCCTGCGCCGCGTCATCGACATTTCCGGCGACGGTCCCAACAACAACGGCGGTCCTGTCACGGTGGCACGCGATGCCGCGCTCGAGAAGGGCATCGTCATCAACGGCCTGCCGATCATGATCAAGGAGCCGTCCTATTCGACCATGGATATCGACAATCTCGATTTCTACTACGAGGACTGCGTCATCGGCGGCCCCGGCTCCTTCGTCATCACGATCAAGGACCGCGACAAGTTCAAGGAGGCGATCCGCACCAAGCTGCTGATGGAGGTCGCCGGCCGCACGCCGGAGCGTCCCGTGATGCGGGTCGCCGACAGGGAGCCGCGCGTCAATTGCCTGATCGGCGAGAAGATCTGGTCGGACCGCTGGGGCCGCTGA
- the clpS gene encoding ATP-dependent Clp protease adapter ClpS — translation MNDAVTKPKTRTRTKVERPKLHKVILINDDYTPRDFVTMVLKAEFRMTEDQAYKVMITAHKLGACVVAVFTKDVAETKATRATDAGRAKGYPLLFTTEPEE, via the coding sequence ATGAACGACGCCGTTACCAAGCCGAAAACCAGGACGAGGACCAAGGTCGAGCGGCCGAAGCTGCACAAGGTCATCCTGATCAACGACGACTACACGCCGCGCGATTTCGTCACCATGGTGCTGAAGGCCGAATTCCGCATGACGGAGGATCAGGCCTACAAGGTGATGATCACCGCCCACAAGCTCGGCGCCTGCGTGGTCGCCGTGTTCACCAAGGACGTCGCCGAGACCAAGGCGACGCGTGCCACCGACGCCGGCCGCGCCAAGGGCTACCCATTGCTGTTCACGACCGAGCCGGAGGAATAG
- a CDS encoding Tat pathway signal protein, producing MSAAAIGGVPATGAAMTYDGAVTASRAALRAVPRDRELVRVATLAANSHNTQPWVFSARGDEITIAPDFSRRCAAVDPDDHHLFVSLGCAAENLILAASALGWRANPVIDGERIVIALEQAPPDASTLASAIPARQCTRAAFDGRPATPETLRRLESACREPGVTALLMTERAAIAGVTDYVLEGNSAQMRDKAFMRELVSWIRFNEAEALATMDGLFAPASGNPSLPSWLARPLLRLFFTESGENKKYRDQLATSAGVVVLAAERSDKPHWIAVGRACQRFGLQATALGLKYSFVNQPVEVAALRQQFAASLGLGERRCDIVMRFGTGPDLPKSLRRPPEQVMRPQSAMR from the coding sequence ATGTCCGCGGCTGCGATCGGCGGCGTCCCTGCCACTGGAGCGGCGATGACCTACGACGGGGCGGTCACGGCGTCTCGGGCTGCGCTGCGGGCCGTGCCGCGGGATCGCGAGCTCGTGCGCGTTGCCACCCTCGCGGCCAACAGCCACAACACTCAGCCGTGGGTCTTCTCCGCCCGCGGCGACGAAATCACGATTGCACCGGATTTTTCGCGCCGCTGTGCGGCCGTGGATCCGGACGACCATCACCTCTTCGTCAGTCTCGGCTGCGCCGCCGAAAACCTCATCCTCGCGGCGTCCGCGCTGGGCTGGCGCGCCAATCCAGTCATCGACGGCGAGCGGATCGTGATCGCGCTCGAGCAAGCCCCGCCGGACGCATCGACGTTGGCATCCGCGATTCCGGCCAGGCAATGCACCCGCGCGGCGTTCGATGGCAGGCCCGCCACGCCCGAGACCTTGCGCCGGCTCGAGAGCGCCTGTCGCGAACCCGGTGTCACCGCCCTTCTGATGACCGAGCGCGCCGCGATCGCCGGGGTCACCGATTACGTGCTCGAAGGCAACTCGGCGCAAATGCGCGACAAGGCCTTCATGCGCGAGCTCGTGAGCTGGATTCGCTTCAACGAGGCGGAGGCGCTCGCGACCATGGACGGGTTGTTCGCACCCGCCTCGGGAAATCCCTCCCTGCCATCGTGGCTGGCACGGCCGCTTCTGAGGCTCTTCTTCACCGAGAGCGGGGAGAACAAGAAATACCGCGACCAGCTCGCCACCTCGGCGGGCGTCGTGGTGCTCGCGGCCGAGCGCAGCGACAAACCGCACTGGATCGCGGTCGGCCGCGCCTGCCAGCGCTTCGGTTTGCAGGCGACCGCGCTGGGGCTCAAATATTCCTTCGTCAACCAGCCGGTCGAGGTCGCGGCGCTGAGGCAGCAATTTGCAGCCTCGCTCGGGCTCGGCGAACGGCGCTGCGATATCGTCATGCGTTTCGGAACCGGCCCGGATCTGCCGAAATCGCTGCGGCGTCCGCCGGAACAGGTGATGCGGCCGCAAAGCGCGATGCGATGA
- a CDS encoding adenylate/guanylate cyclase domain-containing protein, which translates to MDSSELQRVRNWLINGPRSVEPVEMITEFCESLVAAGLPVWRFGIFIRTLHPEVFGRNFIWRQGQEVEIGSVAFDVLDSPIFARSPLRIVFEQALEVRGRATDPDDKRFPFLDDMLAEGATDYIAVPMPFLDGSVHATSWVTRHPGGFSDDHIAAIRAIIAPLARVSEIISQRRTAEMLLDTYVGNRAGARILGGQIRRGHTDTMQAAIWLSDLRGFTALSDRLPAETVVEILNGYFDCQVNAILAHGGEVLKFMGDGLLAVFPIDEYVGDAAHVCTQVLEAARDSRASVEALAIPVGEVVERFRFGLALHVGNILYGNIGGGNRLDFTCIGPAVNLAARLEKIASRLGRTIVASEGFANNCRHDWRELGEFPIAGFSKAQRVYGLADETPALADRAAIPPARS; encoded by the coding sequence ATGGACAGTTCCGAGCTCCAGCGCGTCCGCAACTGGCTGATCAACGGCCCCCGGTCGGTTGAGCCGGTCGAGATGATCACCGAATTCTGTGAAAGTCTGGTCGCAGCCGGCCTGCCGGTGTGGCGGTTCGGCATCTTCATCCGCACGCTGCATCCCGAAGTCTTCGGCCGCAACTTCATCTGGCGGCAAGGGCAGGAGGTCGAAATCGGCAGCGTCGCCTTCGATGTCCTGGACTCGCCCATATTCGCCCGCAGCCCGCTCCGCATCGTGTTCGAGCAGGCGCTGGAGGTCAGAGGGCGCGCGACCGATCCCGACGATAAGCGCTTTCCGTTTCTCGACGACATGCTCGCCGAGGGGGCGACCGACTATATTGCGGTGCCAATGCCGTTCCTCGACGGCTCGGTCCATGCGACGAGCTGGGTGACGCGGCATCCCGGCGGCTTCAGCGACGACCACATCGCGGCGATCCGGGCCATCATCGCGCCGCTGGCGCGCGTCAGCGAGATCATCAGCCAGCGCCGCACCGCCGAGATGCTGCTCGATACCTATGTCGGCAACCGCGCCGGCGCGCGCATCCTCGGCGGCCAGATCCGCCGCGGTCACACCGACACCATGCAGGCGGCCATCTGGCTCTCGGATCTGCGCGGATTCACCGCGCTGTCGGACCGGCTGCCGGCCGAGACCGTGGTCGAGATCCTCAACGGCTATTTCGATTGCCAGGTCAACGCCATCCTCGCCCATGGCGGCGAGGTCTTGAAGTTCATGGGCGACGGCCTGCTCGCTGTGTTTCCGATCGACGAATATGTCGGCGATGCCGCGCATGTCTGCACGCAGGTGCTGGAGGCGGCGCGCGACTCCCGCGCCAGTGTGGAGGCGCTCGCCATTCCGGTCGGCGAGGTCGTCGAACGTTTCCGCTTCGGCCTCGCGCTCCACGTCGGCAACATCCTCTATGGCAATATCGGCGGCGGCAACCGCCTCGACTTCACCTGCATTGGCCCCGCCGTCAATCTCGCCGCGCGGCTGGAGAAGATCGCGAGCCGGCTCGGCCGCACCATCGTGGCCTCGGAAGGCTTTGCCAATAATTGCCGCCACGACTGGCGCGAGCTCGGCGAGTTTCCGATCGCGGGATTTTCCAAGGCGCAGCGCGTGTACGGGCTGGCGGACGAGACGCCGGCGCTGGCCGATCGAGCTGCTATTCCTCCGGCTCGGTCGTGA
- a CDS encoding MFS transporter: MTTTTPNAARSGLPRGIWVLGFVSMLMDISSEMIHALLPVYLVTVLGASTLTVGFIEGIAEATASITKIFSGALSDWLGRRKLLAALGYGLAALTKPLFPLAPSVGWLVAARFVDRIGKGIRGAPRDALIADIAPIGLRGASFGLRQSLDTTGAFLGPLIAVALMWWTADNFTIVFWVAVLPAFLSFGLITFGVNEPDPDPSRELVKNPLNLAAMRQLGAVYWRVVAVGIVFTLARFSEAFLILRAQNIGLDVMWVPAVLVLMNIVYALSAYPAGVLSDRINRTGLLALGLVVLAGADLALALLPTLSGLALGVALWGLHMGLTQGLLSAMVADAAPPSLRGTAFGYFNLFTGLALLAASVIAGALWDAYGPAGTFLAGLGFALLALLGLLAIGNGLAARDD, from the coding sequence GTGACGACGACGACACCGAATGCTGCACGTAGCGGGCTGCCGAGAGGAATCTGGGTGCTCGGCTTCGTCTCGATGCTGATGGATATCTCCTCCGAGATGATCCACGCGCTGCTGCCGGTCTATCTCGTCACCGTGCTCGGCGCTTCGACGCTGACCGTCGGCTTCATCGAGGGCATTGCGGAGGCGACCGCCTCGATCACGAAGATCTTTTCCGGCGCGCTGTCGGACTGGCTCGGCCGCCGCAAGCTGCTGGCCGCGCTCGGCTATGGCCTCGCCGCCCTGACCAAGCCGCTGTTCCCGCTCGCGCCCAGCGTCGGATGGCTGGTGGCCGCGCGCTTCGTCGATCGCATCGGCAAGGGGATTCGCGGCGCGCCGCGCGATGCGCTCATTGCCGACATCGCGCCGATCGGTTTGCGCGGCGCGAGCTTCGGGCTGCGGCAATCGCTCGACACCACCGGAGCCTTCCTCGGGCCGCTGATTGCTGTCGCGCTGATGTGGTGGACGGCGGACAATTTCACGATCGTGTTCTGGGTGGCGGTGCTGCCGGCCTTTCTGTCGTTTGGACTGATCACCTTCGGCGTGAATGAGCCGGACCCGGATCCGAGCCGGGAGCTTGTGAAGAATCCGCTTAATCTCGCCGCCATGCGGCAGCTTGGTGCGGTGTACTGGCGCGTCGTCGCGGTCGGGATTGTCTTCACGCTCGCGCGCTTCAGTGAGGCATTCCTGATCCTGCGCGCGCAGAACATTGGCTTGGACGTGATGTGGGTGCCGGCGGTGCTGGTGCTGATGAACATCGTCTACGCCCTGTCGGCTTATCCGGCCGGCGTGCTCTCGGACCGGATCAACCGGACCGGCCTGCTCGCGCTCGGGCTCGTCGTCCTGGCCGGTGCCGATCTTGCGCTTGCGCTGCTGCCGACCCTTTCGGGCCTCGCACTCGGCGTCGCGCTGTGGGGGTTGCATATGGGACTGACGCAGGGCCTGCTCTCGGCCATGGTCGCCGATGCCGCCCCGCCAAGCCTGCGCGGCACCGCGTTCGGCTATTTCAACCTGTTCACCGGCCTTGCCCTGCTGGCCGCGAGCGTGATCGCGGGCGCGCTGTGGGACGCCTATGGCCCGGCCGGAACGTTCCTTGCGGGGCTCGGCTTCGCGCTGCTTGCGCTTCTGGGGCTGCTTGCCATCGGCAACGGGCTGGCGGCGCGGGACGACTAA
- the aroC gene encoding chorismate synthase, which translates to MSFNTFGHMFRVTTFGESHGVAIGCVVDGCPPMISLTEADIQGDLDRRRPGQSRFTTQRQEPDQVKILSGVMAHPETGVQVTTGTPIGLLIENTDQRSKDYSEIKDKFRPGHADFTYEAKYGLRDYRGGGRSSARETATRVAAGAIARKVLPDVRVRGALVQMGPHKIDRAKWDWDEVANNPFFCPDKDKAAFFETYLDGIRKSGSSIGAVIEIVAEGVPAGLGAPIYAKLDSDLAGAMMTINAVKGVEIGAGFGAAELTGEENADEMRTGNDGTRFLSNHAGGVLGGISTGQPVVVRFAVKPTSSILQPRRTVDRKGADTEIFTKGRHDPCVGIRAVPVGEAMMACVLADHFLRDRGQVGR; encoded by the coding sequence ATGTCCTTCAACACCTTCGGCCACATGTTCCGCGTCACCACCTTCGGCGAGAGCCATGGGGTGGCCATCGGCTGCGTGGTCGACGGCTGCCCCCCCATGATCTCGCTCACCGAGGCCGACATCCAGGGTGACCTCGACCGCCGCCGTCCCGGCCAATCGCGCTTCACCACCCAGCGTCAGGAGCCGGACCAGGTGAAGATCCTGTCCGGCGTGATGGCGCATCCGGAGACCGGCGTGCAGGTGACGACGGGCACGCCGATCGGGCTCCTGATCGAGAACACCGATCAGCGCTCGAAGGACTATTCCGAGATCAAGGACAAGTTTCGCCCCGGCCACGCCGACTTCACCTACGAAGCCAAATACGGTCTGCGCGATTATCGCGGCGGCGGCCGCTCCTCCGCGCGCGAGACCGCGACGCGGGTTGCCGCCGGCGCCATCGCGCGAAAAGTGCTGCCCGACGTCAGGGTGCGCGGCGCCCTGGTGCAGATGGGGCCGCACAAGATCGACCGCGCGAAGTGGGATTGGGACGAGGTCGCCAACAATCCGTTCTTCTGCCCGGACAAGGACAAGGCTGCGTTCTTCGAGACCTATCTCGACGGCATCCGCAAGAGCGGCTCCTCGATCGGCGCGGTGATCGAAATCGTCGCCGAAGGCGTGCCGGCAGGTCTCGGCGCGCCGATCTATGCCAAGCTCGATTCCGATCTGGCGGGTGCGATGATGACCATCAACGCGGTGAAAGGTGTCGAGATCGGCGCTGGCTTTGGTGCGGCGGAATTGACCGGCGAGGAGAACGCCGACGAGATGCGCACAGGCAATGACGGCACGCGCTTCCTGTCCAATCATGCCGGCGGCGTGCTGGGCGGAATCTCCACGGGCCAGCCCGTGGTGGTGCGTTTCGCAGTGAAGCCGACCTCGTCGATCCTGCAGCCGCGCCGGACCGTCGATCGCAAGGGCGCAGACACCGAGATCTTCACGAAGGGCCGCCACGATCCCTGCGTCGGCATCCGCGCGGTCCCCGTCGGCGAGGCCATGATGGCCTGCGTGCTGGCCGATCATTTCCTGCGCGATCGCGGGCAGGTGGGACGTTGA
- the crcB gene encoding fluoride efflux transporter CrcB, with translation MNIQYILAVAAGGALGAVVRYLMSIGAGRAFGTDFPWGTLIINVTGSFLIGILTALFATKWNLPQAARIFLTVGICGGYTTFSTFSLDAWYLIERGQTAASAAYMIASVVLSVGALIAALHVVRALP, from the coding sequence TTGAACATCCAATACATTCTCGCGGTCGCCGCCGGCGGAGCGCTCGGTGCGGTCGTGCGCTATCTGATGTCCATCGGTGCAGGCCGCGCGTTCGGCACCGACTTTCCCTGGGGAACCCTCATCATCAACGTGACGGGATCATTCCTGATCGGCATTCTCACCGCGCTGTTCGCGACGAAATGGAACCTGCCGCAGGCCGCCCGGATATTTTTGACGGTGGGCATCTGTGGTGGATACACGACGTTCTCGACGTTCTCTCTCGATGCCTGGTATCTGATCGAGCGTGGCCAGACCGCCGCTTCGGCCGCCTACATGATCGCATCGGTGGTGCTGTCGGTGGGCGCGCTGATCGCGGCGTTGCATGTTGTTCGCGCGCTTCCCTGA
- a CDS encoding class I SAM-dependent RNA methyltransferase — MVERLTIDHVGHRGDGVCLTTGDAIYVPYTLGGETVEVDHVVGHHPDRRKLLAVDVASPERIEPFCPHFGVCGGCAIQHWAAEPYQAWKRGIVVETLAQAGIECEVAPLVDAHGAGRRRITLHGRFGTHDVLKVGFSATSSHDVIPIDRCPILDPALDGALDAAWALAEPLTSKMPVTKPLDIQVTATANGLDVDVRGSGPLPTPLVTALSRVAEQHRLARLTRHGELVLQRLPPTVKMGRAEVTLPPGSFLQATVAGEETLAALITERIGKAKDVLDLFCGVGPFALRLAEKARITAYDNDAGAVAALAKAARTPGLKPIRCEPRDLFRRPLVPPELRDFEAVVFDPPRQGAQAQALKLAASKVPIVVAVSCNVATFARDARLLIDGGYRLEAVVPVDQFRHTPHVELVARFTR; from the coding sequence GTGGTTGAGCGTCTGACCATCGATCATGTCGGCCATCGCGGCGACGGCGTCTGCCTCACCACCGGCGATGCCATCTACGTGCCCTATACGCTCGGTGGCGAAACCGTCGAGGTCGATCACGTCGTGGGCCACCATCCCGATCGCCGCAAGCTGCTCGCGGTCGATGTCGCAAGCCCCGAGCGCATCGAACCGTTCTGCCCGCATTTCGGCGTCTGCGGCGGCTGCGCGATCCAGCATTGGGCGGCAGAGCCCTATCAGGCCTGGAAGCGCGGCATCGTGGTGGAGACGCTGGCGCAGGCCGGCATCGAGTGCGAGGTCGCGCCGCTGGTCGACGCCCATGGCGCCGGCCGCCGGCGCATCACGTTGCACGGCCGTTTCGGCACGCATGATGTTCTCAAGGTCGGTTTCTCGGCGACGAGCTCGCACGACGTCATCCCGATCGATCGCTGCCCGATCCTCGACCCCGCGCTCGACGGCGCGCTCGATGCCGCCTGGGCGCTCGCCGAACCGCTGACGTCGAAGATGCCGGTGACCAAGCCGCTCGACATCCAGGTTACCGCCACCGCCAACGGCCTCGATGTCGACGTGCGCGGCTCCGGGCCGCTGCCGACGCCGCTGGTCACGGCGCTGTCGCGCGTCGCCGAGCAGCACCGCCTGGCGCGCCTGACGCGGCACGGCGAGCTGGTGCTGCAGCGCCTGCCGCCGACGGTGAAGATGGGCCGCGCCGAGGTGACGCTGCCGCCGGGCTCGTTCCTGCAGGCGACGGTGGCGGGCGAAGAGACGCTCGCCGCGCTCATCACTGAGCGCATCGGCAAGGCCAAGGACGTTCTCGACCTCTTCTGCGGCGTCGGCCCGTTCGCGCTACGGCTCGCCGAGAAGGCGCGCATCACCGCGTACGACAACGACGCCGGCGCCGTCGCAGCGCTGGCGAAAGCGGCGCGCACACCGGGACTGAAGCCGATCAGGTGCGAGCCGCGCGACCTGTTCCGCCGTCCGCTGGTGCCGCCCGAGCTGCGCGACTTCGAGGCCGTGGTGTTCGACCCGCCGCGCCAGGGCGCACAGGCGCAGGCCCTGAAGCTCGCCGCAAGCAAGGTGCCGATCGTGGTCGCCGTGTCCTGCAACGTCGCAACCTTTGCCCGCGACGCCCGGCTGCTGATCGACGGCGGTTACCGGCTGGAGGCAGTGGTGCCGGTCGATCAATTCCGCCACACGCCGCATGTGGAGCTGGTGGCGCGCTTCACGCGCTGA
- a CDS encoding anti-sigma factor — protein sequence MNERKIPVTEDELHAYVDGELPAERRADVEAWLAAHPEEAERVQSWRAMAEMLHARYDSIAHEPVPARLELERLERRPRQWLYGAAAAVLVAFVAGGTAGWVAHGAASAPSTFQSFTADALDAHRLYVVEVRHPVEVGGNERDHLQAWLTRRCGWTVFAPNLEASGLKLVGGRLLPGPNGPASFLMYEGASGERYTIYTAKTENGATQMRYARTDKDGALFWAERGVGYVVSGGGDRDRLTKVAQAVYDQAEKNGT from the coding sequence ATGAACGAGCGCAAGATCCCAGTGACCGAGGACGAACTGCACGCCTATGTCGACGGCGAGCTGCCGGCCGAGCGCCGCGCCGACGTCGAGGCCTGGCTGGCCGCCCATCCTGAGGAGGCCGAGCGGGTGCAGTCGTGGCGCGCCATGGCGGAGATGCTGCACGCCCGCTACGATTCCATCGCCCACGAGCCGGTGCCGGCACGGCTGGAGCTCGAGCGGCTGGAGCGCCGCCCGCGGCAATGGCTGTATGGCGCCGCCGCGGCTGTGCTGGTTGCCTTCGTCGCCGGCGGCACGGCCGGCTGGGTCGCGCATGGCGCCGCCAGCGCCCCCTCGACCTTCCAGAGCTTCACCGCGGACGCGCTCGACGCTCACCGCCTCTATGTCGTCGAGGTCCGCCATCCGGTCGAGGTCGGCGGCAACGAGCGCGACCACCTCCAGGCCTGGCTGACCCGGCGCTGCGGCTGGACCGTGTTCGCCCCAAACCTGGAGGCCAGCGGGCTGAAGCTGGTCGGCGGCCGGCTCTTGCCGGGGCCGAACGGGCCGGCGTCGTTCCTGATGTATGAGGGCGCCTCGGGCGAGCGCTACACGATCTACACCGCCAAGACCGAGAATGGTGCGACGCAAATGCGGTACGCCAGGACCGACAAGGACGGCGCGCTGTTCTGGGCCGAACGCGGCGTCGGCTACGTCGTCAGCGGCGGCGGCGATCGCGACCGGCTGACCAAGGTGGCGCAGGCGGTCTATGACCAGGCTGAGAAAAACGGCACGTAA
- the fabI gene encoding enoyl-ACP reductase FabI, with protein MAQNSGLMQGKRGVILGLANNRSIAWGIAKACHAAGAELAFTYQGDALKKRVEPLAAEIGGLVLGHCDVTDAATIDAAFAVLKEKWGKIDFLVHAIAYGEQLEGRYVDTTAENFSKSMLISCYSFTAVAQRAEKLMTDGGSLITLSYYGAEKWMPHYNVMGVAKAALEASVRYLAADLGEKNIRVNAISAGPIKTLAASGIGDFRYILKWNETNAPMRRNVSTEDVGGSALYLLSELSRGVTGEVHHVDSGYHVLGMKRPDAPDISFGGKD; from the coding sequence ATGGCGCAGAATTCAGGTCTGATGCAGGGCAAGCGCGGGGTGATCCTCGGCCTTGCCAACAACCGCTCGATCGCCTGGGGTATCGCCAAGGCATGCCACGCGGCCGGCGCCGAGCTCGCCTTCACCTATCAGGGCGATGCGCTCAAGAAGCGCGTCGAGCCGCTGGCCGCCGAGATCGGCGGTCTCGTGCTCGGCCATTGCGACGTCACCGATGCCGCCACCATCGACGCGGCGTTCGCGGTGCTGAAGGAGAAGTGGGGCAAGATCGACTTCCTGGTGCACGCGATCGCCTATGGCGAGCAGCTCGAAGGCCGCTACGTCGACACCACCGCGGAGAATTTCTCCAAGTCGATGCTGATCTCCTGCTACTCGTTCACGGCGGTGGCGCAGCGCGCCGAGAAGCTGATGACGGATGGCGGCTCGCTGATCACGCTCAGCTATTACGGCGCCGAGAAGTGGATGCCGCATTACAACGTGATGGGCGTGGCGAAGGCGGCGCTGGAGGCCAGCGTGCGCTATCTCGCCGCCGATCTCGGCGAGAAGAATATCCGCGTCAACGCGATCTCGGCAGGTCCGATCAAGACGCTCGCCGCCTCCGGCATCGGCGACTTCCGCTATATCCTGAAGTGGAACGAGACCAACGCGCCGATGCGGCGCAACGTGTCGACCGAGGACGTCGGCGGCAGCGCGTTGTATCTGCTCTCCGAGCTCTCGCGCGGCGTCACCGGCGAGGTGCATCACGTCGATTCCGGCTATCACGTGCTGGGCATGAAGAGGCCCGATGCGCCGGACATTTCATTCGGCGGCAAGGACTGA